The Psychrobacillus sp. FSL K6-2836 nucleotide sequence AAGATGTTTCCCTCGATTTACATGTTAATATGCCTGAGGATAATGTTATGACGGAATATGAAGAAAAATTTTCTGCAAAAGGCCAACCGATATACCGAGTAGAAGCAAAATACGTTTAACTTCATTCAGCAGTTGTTTTTTTGCAACGAATCTGTGTGAAGAATGTATGCAAATAAGTAGGGGTCCACAAGACCACTGCTAAACAAAGTTAAAGCCTCCGGCGGATGTCACAGATTTTTAGAGGAATTTATCGAGCGAACTCGATAAAAATCTGGACGCAAATATGCTGGGGCATATTTGAAAGGGGACTTCGGAGAATGGACACATTTAAATTTCATGAAATGTCATTCACATGGTTAAAGGGAGGAACAACTTTTATGGACGGGGGTGCCATGTTTGGAGTTGTCCCAAAGCCATTATGGGAAAAGAAATATCCTGTTAATGAGAAAAACCAGATTGAACTACCATCGGATCCGTTACTGATCCAATATAAGGGGCAAAATATTTTAATGGAATCAGGCCTTGGTTATCGAAAAATGACCGAGAAACAATTACGAAACTATGGGGTTTCCGATCAATCACAAGTGGAAGATAATCTTGTAGAATTAGGCTTATTACTAGAGGACATCCATATTGTCATTATGACTCATCTCCATTTCGATCACGCCTGTGGTCTGACAAAATGGGAAGGAAACCAAATTGTATCCACTTTTCCAAATGCCAAAATATATGTATCCGATGTTGAATGGCATGAGATGAAAAATCCCAATATTCGCTCCAAAAATACATACTGGAAAGAAAATTGGGAGGCAATTGAAAGTCAGGTAATTCCGTTTACAAATTCTCTTGAGGTAGTAGATGGAATCGAAATGATTCATACCGGAGGACACAGTGACGGACATAGTATTGTTGTATTCAAGCAAGCGGAGGATACTGTAATACATATGGCAGATCTTATGCCTACCCATGCGCACCAAAATCCGCTTTGGGTTCTTGCGTATGACGATTATCCAATGACATCTGTATATGCGAAAGAAAAATGGGTCAAACAAGCACTTCAACAAAATTACTGGTTCAG carries:
- a CDS encoding YtnP family quorum-quenching lactonase codes for the protein MDTFKFHEMSFTWLKGGTTFMDGGAMFGVVPKPLWEKKYPVNEKNQIELPSDPLLIQYKGQNILMESGLGYRKMTEKQLRNYGVSDQSQVEDNLVELGLLLEDIHIVIMTHLHFDHACGLTKWEGNQIVSTFPNAKIYVSDVEWHEMKNPNIRSKNTYWKENWEAIESQVIPFTNSLEVVDGIEMIHTGGHSDGHSIVVFKQAEDTVIHMADLMPTHAHQNPLWVLAYDDYPMTSVYAKEKWVKQALQQNYWFSFYHDAFYRMIKWSEDGKEIMDLVERSR